The Vibrio nitrifigilis genome window below encodes:
- a CDS encoding non-oxidative hydroxyarylic acid decarboxylases subunit D encodes MICPRCGEDHIEILAKSPVPDVWEVYQCQHCLYTWRSTEPARRTDPDLFPAEFKMTQADIDNAPTVPSVPPLLPEHER; translated from the coding sequence ATGATTTGTCCACGTTGCGGTGAAGACCATATTGAAATACTGGCAAAATCTCCCGTACCTGATGTGTGGGAAGTCTACCAATGCCAACACTGTTTATATACTTGGCGTTCCACTGAACCTGCTCGTCGTACCGACCCCGACTTATTCCCTGCAGAATTCAAAATGACCCAAGCAGACATCGATAACGCCCCCACTGTGCCATCGGTTCCACCGCTGTTGCCAGAGCACGAACGTTAA
- a CDS encoding FMN-binding protein, protein MKPYQTVISSLLVPFVLLLSGCFDDSHSSAPKEVKQVISSDGAQHIKDSGKIVHKDPRRTLLDVAGLGQIHASAKQIMHTYLQPVLVDFKQASVTEDQAAIEAFHQRQKSHQLTLTSMADGQLFAGMNKRPDQALIYLVKQPQGAIDKVVFPIEGKGYLSQLKGFIALDIHDWHIDNIAFYQQGETPSLGGHIMTDQTWLAQFHGKQIYRQGKPAFKVISKHPASLDDYAIDSISGATNTSNSVQNLINDWMGQNGFAPLLEKIQEQAHL, encoded by the coding sequence ATGAAACCCTATCAAACCGTAATAAGTTCGCTCTTGGTGCCCTTTGTATTGTTGTTGTCAGGCTGCTTTGATGATAGTCATTCTTCTGCGCCCAAAGAGGTAAAACAGGTCATTAGCAGTGATGGGGCACAACATATCAAAGACAGTGGCAAAATCGTGCATAAAGATCCACGCCGAACCTTGCTTGATGTCGCGGGGTTAGGTCAAATCCACGCTAGTGCCAAGCAGATTATGCATACTTATCTGCAGCCTGTGCTGGTGGATTTTAAACAAGCGTCGGTAACAGAAGATCAAGCAGCGATTGAGGCGTTTCATCAGAGGCAGAAATCACATCAATTAACGCTCACATCAATGGCCGATGGTCAGTTGTTTGCAGGAATGAACAAACGACCAGACCAAGCCCTCATTTACCTAGTAAAACAGCCGCAAGGTGCCATCGATAAAGTGGTATTTCCTATCGAAGGCAAAGGGTATTTATCCCAGTTAAAAGGTTTTATCGCCCTCGACATCCATGATTGGCACATTGATAACATCGCTTTTTATCAGCAAGGCGAAACGCCTTCACTAGGTGGGCATATCATGACGGATCAAACGTGGTTGGCACAGTTTCACGGTAAACAGATTTACCGACAAGGTAAGCCCGCGTTTAAGGTCATATCGAAACATCCTGCGTCTTTGGATGACTATGCGATAGATAGTATTTCTGGCGCAACCAATACCAGTAATAGTGTGCAGAATTTGATTAATGATTGGATGGGGCAAAACGGCTTCGCTCCATTATTAGAGAAGATTCAAGAGCAAGCCCATCTATAA
- a CDS encoding copper chaperone PCu(A)C, with amino-acid sequence MTCCSWLKQISVLLFSLVSMASFAAPTAHQIEVGQAEIFLPQAGAHATGSKMTIYNRSDKPLIINKVVGEEFKQIMLHKTKFEGGKRVMFMVKHLIIGPHQQLAMTPNTAHVMLMGFKHPLKKGELVSLTLMTNQGEVPVIARVAPMHLR; translated from the coding sequence ATGACTTGTTGTTCTTGGTTAAAGCAGATTAGTGTGCTGCTTTTCTCTCTTGTTTCCATGGCGTCTTTTGCTGCGCCAACGGCTCATCAGATCGAAGTCGGTCAGGCAGAAATCTTTCTACCGCAAGCGGGGGCACATGCGACTGGCTCAAAAATGACGATTTACAATCGGTCAGATAAGCCTCTGATTATTAATAAGGTAGTCGGTGAAGAGTTCAAACAGATCATGTTGCATAAAACCAAATTTGAAGGCGGTAAACGCGTCATGTTTATGGTCAAACATCTGATTATTGGCCCACATCAACAATTGGCCATGACACCCAATACCGCGCATGTGATGTTAATGGGATTTAAGCACCCACTCAAAAAGGGCGAACTGGTTTCGCTGACGTTAATGACCAACCAAGGCGAAGTTCCCGTGATTGCCCGGGTTGCACCAATGCATTTACGTTAA
- a CDS encoding TlpA family protein disulfide reductase, with protein MRIKHLTMAVLCAAVVALTGCKEQKLAIGSPAPDLAVMDNAQQKMTLESLRGQPVVVEFWSSTCGACLVMMKAWQDYADTHPNKMRFIGVGIKPYPDDLQAFADKLNVSLPLGLDQLGITQEKYQVVATPTTFFIDRQGVLKEIHIGYSPGMDLDHYVNLIQ; from the coding sequence ATGCGAATTAAGCATCTTACAATGGCTGTGCTGTGTGCAGCCGTTGTTGCTTTAACCGGATGTAAAGAGCAAAAGCTCGCGATTGGTTCGCCCGCACCGGATTTGGCGGTCATGGATAACGCCCAACAGAAAATGACCTTAGAATCACTGCGTGGCCAGCCAGTGGTGGTCGAGTTTTGGTCTTCAACTTGTGGTGCGTGTTTGGTCATGATGAAAGCATGGCAAGACTACGCCGACACTCATCCCAATAAGATGCGCTTTATTGGGGTGGGTATTAAACCCTATCCTGATGATTTGCAAGCGTTTGCCGATAAGCTGAATGTCTCGTTACCACTAGGCTTAGACCAACTGGGTATTACCCAAGAAAAATACCAAGTGGTCGCTACCCCAACCACCTTCTTTATCGATAGACAAGGTGTGTTAAAAGAGATTCATATCGGATATTCACCGGGTATGGACCTTGATCACTACGTTAATCTTATTCAATAA
- a CDS encoding ABC transporter ATP-binding protein → MSEFAIETKGLSKRFDQVNALDNINISIRKGEFVAIMGASGSGKTTLMNILSCLDTATEGQVILDGQDAAGLDEDGRRAFRAEKIGLLFQQFHLIPYLTALENVMLAQHYHSVTDIEAAKKVLEDVGLGHRIDHLPSQLSGGEQQRVCIARALVNECPILFADEPTGNLDEANEQIVLDIFQRLHKQNRTIIMVTHNPDLGRYTDRIIRLQHGKYMGEEVMHAN, encoded by the coding sequence GTGTCTGAATTTGCGATTGAAACCAAAGGTCTAAGTAAGCGTTTTGACCAAGTAAACGCGCTCGACAACATTAATATCTCCATTCGTAAGGGGGAGTTTGTGGCGATCATGGGCGCGTCCGGTTCAGGGAAAACCACTCTAATGAACATTTTGAGTTGTTTGGATACCGCAACGGAAGGCCAAGTGATTCTCGATGGACAAGATGCGGCGGGTCTCGATGAAGATGGTCGCCGCGCATTTCGCGCTGAAAAGATTGGCCTGTTGTTCCAGCAGTTCCACTTAATTCCCTACCTAACCGCGTTGGAAAACGTGATGCTCGCGCAGCATTACCATAGTGTCACCGATATTGAAGCTGCGAAAAAAGTGCTAGAAGATGTCGGGTTAGGGCATCGTATCGATCACTTACCAAGTCAGCTTTCAGGTGGTGAGCAGCAGCGTGTCTGTATTGCGCGTGCTCTCGTGAATGAATGTCCGATTCTGTTTGCCGATGAACCGACGGGTAACCTTGATGAAGCGAACGAACAGATCGTATTGGATATTTTCCAACGTTTGCACAAGCAAAACCGTACCATCATCATGGTGACCCATAACCCAGATTTAGGGCGTTATACCGACCGTATTATTCGTTTGCAGCACGGTAAATATATGGGTGAGGAAGTGATGCATGCGAATTAA
- a CDS encoding ABC transporter permease, translating into MAANNRSMKTLLVMRSLKLRMRRVLVVLAALTMGAAIVTAMAGVYFDINQKMSHELRNYGANFYVGPGTSGSTISTHDYRTMVSQVPKGQLVASSPYLYGMVQSDLEKVVAMGVDFSQLKKLVPYWQVKGEWIGVSFDKRNAMIGATLAKKLEVKVGSQVSIIKGQHRHTFNIKGIIDSGAEEDNYLIVNLSILQSWLDQPDQANYAMFSIDNDKGQVNAFAKTLKSAYPDLTIRPILKVSASEGKVLDKIKLLMGVVAFVILVLSTLCVNTTLTAMIAERRHEFALQKALGASHREITRQILTETLLMTVAAIIIGLGLGYILAQILGQTVFSSSIDLRAPVFVITSVLSICAALVAATIPTLRAMRVDPAKVLKGE; encoded by the coding sequence ATGGCCGCAAATAATCGTTCAATGAAAACCTTATTGGTGATGCGTTCACTTAAATTGCGTATGCGGCGTGTGTTAGTCGTATTAGCGGCGCTCACGATGGGGGCTGCCATTGTAACTGCAATGGCGGGGGTCTATTTCGACATCAACCAAAAGATGAGCCACGAACTGCGTAACTACGGGGCGAACTTTTATGTGGGCCCGGGGACCAGTGGTTCAACTATCTCGACCCACGACTATCGCACTATGGTAAGTCAAGTGCCGAAAGGGCAACTTGTTGCGTCAAGCCCTTATTTGTATGGCATGGTGCAATCGGATCTCGAAAAAGTCGTGGCGATGGGTGTTGATTTTTCACAACTGAAAAAGCTCGTTCCGTACTGGCAAGTAAAAGGTGAGTGGATTGGCGTGTCGTTTGATAAGCGTAATGCCATGATAGGCGCGACACTGGCGAAAAAATTAGAAGTGAAAGTCGGTTCGCAAGTGAGCATTATCAAAGGTCAGCACCGCCATACGTTTAACATCAAGGGGATTATCGATTCTGGTGCAGAAGAAGATAACTATCTGATTGTGAACTTGTCGATCTTACAATCTTGGCTGGATCAGCCCGATCAAGCGAACTATGCGATGTTCAGTATCGATAATGATAAAGGCCAAGTGAATGCATTTGCTAAAACGCTAAAATCTGCATACCCCGATTTGACCATTCGTCCGATCCTGAAAGTCTCCGCCTCGGAAGGCAAGGTGTTGGATAAGATCAAGCTCTTGATGGGCGTGGTGGCCTTTGTCATTTTGGTACTGTCTACTTTATGCGTGAATACCACGCTAACTGCGATGATTGCAGAGCGCCGTCATGAGTTTGCACTGCAAAAAGCGCTAGGGGCCTCGCATCGTGAAATCACCCGACAAATTTTAACCGAAACCCTATTGATGACGGTTGCTGCCATCATTATTGGTTTGGGGCTTGGGTATATTTTGGCGCAGATACTGGGTCAAACGGTATTTAGTTCCAGCATTGATCTTCGTGCGCCTGTGTTTGTTATTACCTCTGTGTTATCTATTTGTGCGGCATTAGTGGCTGCCACCATTCCCACTTTACGGGCGATGCGAGTCGATCCGGCGAAAGTGTTAAAAGGAGAATAA
- a CDS encoding ABC transporter permease produces MLWTMLRQSWRHDSGRKVLATTTIFLAAGLISALLAISITIGDKMSVEMKSYGANIEITPEGQVQLPYALKNALSTMDKDDLLLESELPNIKNIFWRNNIIGFAPFVRGKAIANGQQKVAIVGTFFDQRLAVPDEPDYHTGNKIISRYWKVTGQWPNDDQKQALAGQSLAKSQGWQVGDTVTLTNQGQPQTVTITGILSDGSAEEEALVLPLHISQQLLGLQGRVESIKVSALTVPENALSKKARDNLESLDSDEYDLWFCTAFVSSISFQLEKALNNASVRPVWQVAASEGIVIHKIQSLLFMVTLAAFIAASMGIASLMTNAILQRSKEIGLMKSLGAHNWQVYLLFYAESIICGLLGGSLGCIAGWGLSKVMGYALFGSTVSFNWIIVPLVLVISVVMTVFGTYFPSRRIAALYPIEVLYGRK; encoded by the coding sequence ATGTTATGGACAATGCTCCGTCAGTCTTGGCGGCATGATAGTGGTCGTAAAGTATTGGCAACCACGACCATTTTTTTAGCCGCCGGTCTGATTTCAGCGCTGCTCGCTATCTCCATTACCATTGGCGATAAGATGTCGGTGGAGATGAAAAGCTATGGGGCCAATATTGAAATCACACCGGAAGGGCAAGTTCAGTTGCCGTATGCGTTAAAAAACGCCTTAAGCACCATGGACAAAGATGATCTGTTATTAGAATCGGAATTGCCCAATATAAAAAACATCTTTTGGCGTAACAATATTATTGGTTTTGCGCCGTTTGTGCGTGGTAAAGCAATAGCCAATGGTCAGCAGAAAGTTGCCATAGTCGGTACCTTTTTTGATCAACGTCTCGCTGTACCTGATGAGCCCGATTACCATACCGGTAACAAAATCATTTCCCGTTATTGGAAGGTGACAGGGCAATGGCCAAATGATGATCAGAAGCAGGCGCTAGCTGGTCAATCTCTGGCTAAAAGCCAAGGTTGGCAAGTTGGTGATACGGTTACTTTAACCAATCAAGGTCAGCCACAAACCGTGACGATTACTGGTATTTTAAGTGATGGTAGCGCGGAAGAAGAGGCGTTGGTATTGCCACTGCATATCAGCCAGCAGTTACTTGGTTTGCAAGGCCGAGTAGAAAGCATCAAGGTGTCGGCACTGACTGTGCCGGAAAATGCGCTATCGAAAAAAGCGCGTGATAACTTAGAGTCGCTTGATTCTGATGAATACGACTTGTGGTTCTGTACCGCGTTTGTCTCTTCGATTTCATTTCAGTTAGAAAAAGCGCTGAATAACGCGTCAGTAAGACCGGTTTGGCAAGTGGCCGCGTCTGAGGGCATTGTTATTCACAAAATTCAAAGCCTATTGTTTATGGTGACGTTGGCTGCCTTTATCGCCGCTTCAATGGGGATCGCGTCATTGATGACCAATGCGATTTTGCAACGTTCGAAAGAGATTGGTTTGATGAAATCGCTTGGCGCCCATAACTGGCAGGTGTATCTGCTGTTTTATGCTGAATCAATCATTTGTGGTCTGCTCGGTGGTTCACTCGGTTGTATTGCCGGGTGGGGGCTATCGAAAGTAATGGGATACGCCTTATTTGGCTCTACGGTCTCGTTCAACTGGATTATCGTACCGCTTGTTTTAGTGATTTCGGTCGTGATGACTGTATTTGGTACGTACTTCCCATCTCGTCGTATTGCTGCACTTTACCCAATAGAGGTGTTGTATGGCCGCAAATAA
- a CDS encoding Fe-S-containing protein, whose product MSFYLSQVLSYFLLPAVLFGVLWSGATQPFYKQRFWWFLLPTIIGSLTYAFLPYSQVYILTIGIIYIAVCVLLLIYGLFVTTPRQWLLLWQGALVVLAAFMWAKVAKLDMISATSVINTELILNISALIGGFILVGAVHLFCSKVFELHSRTTKRLFFFVLILLAILPLSGEVLLAAMKLQILDLYQGLLSYVSKVTNFYWLYAYGVLLMCLIPLVMMFIKEIKPLKASVKAQSQPIERRKTQALLNIKQRRLRSFMVSLVLVFASLLYWDAVASQPPTRSPAKSIQLADDGAVHVPITDEIKDGKLHRYQWIASDGKVVRFFIIDRYPGEMKFGVVFDACMLCGDAGYIQDGDQVICLACGVHIFIPSIGNPGGCNPIPIKQWALKNNEIVISKKQLESGLQYFSDVVKITVKDPVNGKSLTNLDAPYSYAFGGKTYFFTEEASYEAFRDNPWQYVENSSALGGNE is encoded by the coding sequence ATGAGCTTTTATCTTTCCCAAGTCCTGTCTTACTTCTTGTTGCCAGCGGTCCTTTTCGGTGTGCTTTGGTCCGGCGCAACACAGCCTTTCTATAAACAACGTTTTTGGTGGTTTTTACTCCCCACCATCATTGGTAGCCTCACATACGCCTTTCTTCCTTATAGCCAAGTGTATATTTTAACCATTGGTATTATCTATATTGCGGTGTGTGTCCTGCTCTTGATTTACGGTCTGTTCGTGACGACGCCACGCCAATGGTTATTATTATGGCAAGGCGCGTTGGTGGTTTTGGCTGCATTTATGTGGGCAAAAGTGGCGAAGTTAGACATGATAAGCGCAACCAGTGTGATTAATACGGAACTGATTTTAAATATCTCTGCTTTGATCGGTGGATTTATCTTGGTTGGGGCTGTCCATCTGTTCTGCTCAAAAGTGTTTGAGTTACACAGCCGTACCACCAAGCGTTTGTTCTTTTTCGTCTTAATCCTACTGGCTATTTTACCGTTATCCGGTGAGGTGCTCCTCGCCGCAATGAAACTACAAATTCTCGATTTATATCAAGGATTGCTCAGTTACGTATCGAAAGTCACTAACTTTTATTGGTTATATGCTTATGGCGTGTTGCTAATGTGTTTGATTCCGTTAGTGATGATGTTCATTAAAGAGATTAAACCGCTAAAAGCGTCAGTGAAGGCACAGTCTCAGCCGATTGAACGGCGTAAAACGCAAGCGTTATTAAATATTAAGCAACGCAGATTACGTAGCTTTATGGTCAGTTTGGTCTTAGTGTTTGCCAGCTTGTTGTATTGGGATGCGGTTGCCTCTCAGCCACCGACTCGTTCGCCCGCTAAGAGCATTCAATTAGCGGATGATGGTGCGGTACATGTGCCTATCACTGATGAAATCAAAGATGGAAAACTGCATCGTTATCAATGGATTGCAAGTGATGGCAAGGTAGTGCGCTTCTTTATTATTGACCGCTATCCCGGTGAAATGAAATTTGGTGTGGTCTTTGATGCTTGCATGCTGTGTGGCGATGCCGGTTACATTCAAGATGGCGACCAAGTGATTTGTTTGGCCTGTGGCGTGCATATCTTCATTCCATCTATTGGCAATCCCGGCGGTTGTAACCCGATTCCAATTAAGCAATGGGCACTGAAAAATAACGAAATTGTGATCAGTAAGAAACAGCTTGAATCTGGGCTGCAGTATTTCAGCGACGTGGTAAAAATCACCGTGAAAGATCCCGTTAATGGGAAATCGTTAACCAATTTAGATGCGCCATACAGTTATGCCTTTGGCGGTAAAACCTACTTCTTTACTGAAGAGGCTTCTTACGAAGCGTTCCGCGATAACCCTTGGCAATACGTAGAAAATAGTTCTGCGTTAGGAGGGAATGAATAA
- a CDS encoding iron transporter produces the protein MTNKLLIPAAIAAMMFGTTAVAGEHPAGDTVEMNGMELAAVYLEPVTMEPQGMMMAASKADVHLEADIHALKGNKNGFAAGEWIPYLTISYKMKNLDTGKTQQGTFMPMIASDGPHYGSNVKMLGVGNYELSFHIDPPSKGGLLRHTDKATGVGRWYKPFDVTYKFKYVGLK, from the coding sequence ATGACTAACAAACTACTCATCCCTGCAGCGATCGCAGCCATGATGTTTGGTACGACAGCAGTGGCTGGTGAACATCCAGCAGGTGACACCGTTGAAATGAACGGTATGGAATTGGCAGCGGTTTACCTAGAGCCGGTAACAATGGAACCTCAAGGTATGATGATGGCTGCGTCTAAAGCAGACGTTCACCTAGAAGCCGACATCCACGCGCTAAAAGGCAACAAAAACGGTTTTGCTGCTGGTGAATGGATCCCTTACCTAACCATTAGCTACAAAATGAAAAACCTAGACACAGGCAAAACTCAACAAGGCACTTTCATGCCGATGATCGCGTCTGATGGTCCTCACTACGGTTCAAACGTTAAAATGCTAGGTGTGGGTAACTACGAACTTTCTTTCCACATCGATCCACCTTCTAAAGGCGGCCTGCTACGTCATACTGACAAAGCAACAGGTGTTGGCCGTTGGTACAAACCTTTTGATGTGACTTACAAGTTCAAATACGTTGGTCTGAAATAA